One window of Flavobacteriales bacterium genomic DNA carries:
- a CDS encoding nuclear transport factor 2 family protein, with protein MRTRTLLPILTVLLLFGLLSCAGGECECADCYAKVDVEAVKAQIEALGAEMDRSIVEQDIEAFMAYYGEGIESYPPGKPAMIGREVIRQNLDEAWAEPAPPGMTFDMQRSDIWVLGDYAVETGTYTFSMEGMDEPEEGKWMNFYENQDGTYRVIRDIWNYDQMPEMPEMPEEEEEATE; from the coding sequence ATGAGAACACGAACCTTATTACCCATATTGACCGTCCTGCTCCTATTCGGCCTGCTGAGCTGTGCCGGAGGAGAATGCGAGTGTGCAGATTGCTATGCCAAAGTGGATGTAGAAGCCGTGAAGGCGCAGATCGAAGCATTGGGCGCTGAGATGGACCGCTCTATCGTAGAGCAGGATATAGAAGCCTTCATGGCCTATTATGGAGAAGGCATAGAGAGCTACCCTCCCGGCAAGCCGGCCATGATCGGAAGAGAAGTGATACGTCAGAATTTAGACGAGGCCTGGGCAGAACCTGCCCCTCCCGGAATGACTTTCGATATGCAACGTTCAGATATCTGGGTGCTCGGGGACTATGCCGTAGAGACAGGTACTTACACCTTCAGCATGGAGGGAATGGATGAACCTGAAGAGGGAAAATGGATGAACTTCTATGAAAATCAGGACGGCACCTACCGAGTGATCCGCGATATCTGGAACTATGACCAGATGCCCGAGATGCCGGAGATGCCGGAAGAGGAAGAAGAAGCAACAGAGTAA